A section of the Flavobacteriales bacterium genome encodes:
- the pyrR gene encoding bifunctional pyr operon transcriptional regulator/uracil phosphoribosyltransferase PyrR, giving the protein MGSRIILDSKQLNLSIERICYQLIENHNDFSNTVLVGLQPRGVFVAQRIHRLLEKMVGRSIQIGSLDITFNRDDHRRRDIPLIPSKTKMDFLVEGKKVIMIDDVLFTGRTIRAGMDALMAFGRPSVIELVVLVDRRFSRQLPIEPNYVGARIDTIVSERVEVALTEGGGNDTVKLYSPETE; this is encoded by the coding sequence ATCGGGTCGCGAATAATCCTTGACAGTAAGCAGCTCAATCTTTCCATTGAAAGAATCTGCTATCAGCTCATTGAAAATCACAACGATTTTTCAAACACAGTTTTGGTCGGTCTGCAACCGCGAGGTGTATTCGTGGCGCAGCGCATTCACAGACTGCTGGAAAAAATGGTCGGAAGATCGATTCAGATCGGTTCGCTGGACATCACGTTCAATAGAGACGACCATCGCAGACGCGACATTCCGCTCATTCCATCCAAAACCAAAATGGATTTTCTGGTGGAAGGCAAAAAGGTCATCATGATCGATGATGTCCTTTTTACAGGCAGAACGATCCGCGCAGGAATGGATGCGCTGATGGCGTTCGGCAGGCCATCGGTCATTGAGTTGGTGGTGTTGGTGGATCGAAGATTCAGCCGTCAACTTCCTATTGAGCCGAACTATGTGGGCGCTCGAATTGATACGATCGTCTCTGAAAGAGTGGAGGTCGCACTCACCGAAGGAGGCGGAAATGATACAGTAAAACTCTATTCACCAGAAACAGAATGA